The following DNA comes from Brienomyrus brachyistius isolate T26 chromosome 16, BBRACH_0.4, whole genome shotgun sequence.
AGTGTTTCTGTCTTCAGTGTCTCTGTTTTGTAGCTCCTGCATCAAGTAGAGCGCAGACTGTCCTTCTGACATTCCTGACACTTTCATATGTCAGAAGTGTTTAGTTACAGCAGAGGGCAGGATCAGCGTATCAGAGTGGCACATTAACACTTTAGTGGAGATTAAGCAGATTGAAGGATTTTAAATTATGGCTCAATCCGAGCACACAGCCATCTTAGATCTGGCCGTAGTCTCTCCTGCTGTATCTGTCTCCAGCACCAGCAGCCATTAACCACCAACCCTGGGTCACAGTCAGACATTGTCCTAAAAGCGCTTAGCAAAAGGTTCTCTGCTCTCAGCAGTGCGTCTGCAGAAGCGGGAAAGGTGCTCCTAATGGCAGACTCATTAGTTAGAGCGATAGAGTTTCTAACGACCGTAAAGCAGTGGTTTCTGTAAAAAGCCTCCCTGGGGCCAGAGTTTCCAACATCGAGGTGAAATTGGACTCCATCTCCGGTAATCAAGTCTCCACGTTGGTTGTTCATGCTGGAATTAATGATATAAAGTCCAGGCGATCCGAGGTATTAAAGAGAAACTTCATTTATTTGTGTGTGAAAGCTAAAACAAAATGTTGGAATCTAATCGTCATTGTCCCTTGCCAAGCCTCTATACAGGGGCTGTAACCTGTATAGCTGGCTACTTTCCCTAAACTTCTGGTTAGAGACTTGGTGCGTATCTCAGAACATGGTTTTTATTAATAACTGgcaccttttttttttggaacagCCAGGCTAAATGATAAGGTCTCCATTGGAGGGGTAATTTATGCTAACCCAAAACAGAGCAAACAGTCACCCTGCCTGATTCTGCAAACATCACCCAGGCCTCAGCCTTGCCGTCTTAATTCGAAGGCTGTTTAATCTCCCACCTTTAGCTCATGTCTGCCTGTGACCCAGCTGCTCCGTGACACGACATCCCCAAAATCTAACTGCTATTTAGAAACAGAGTTGAATGAGCCTAGAAAGAATATTATAACTATTATTAGACAAAGACTTAGACCTATACGTTGCACTGGTGGCTCTTTTGCGGATAACTTAATATCAATCCCTTTGATAAGATTAGATGAGCCGCAACATAAACCCACCATAAAATGCGCATTACTAAATGTTCATTCTTCAGGAAACAAATCACTTCTTGTCAACGACATGGTGCTGGTCACTGGTGCAGACCTGTGAGTCTTTTTATTTACTATTATATACTATGAAATGACAGTTTATTAATAGCGAAGGGGCAGACCACTAAGTGTCACGCCCCGCATCCCTTCCCCCTTTTTCTCTCTGTTGTTACTTGTTTAATCTTTCCTCTCATTACAGTCCTCATGTGGATCaccccaggtgcctctcgtctgctccctcGTCAGTAGTGTATATAGTGCCTCCCTGTCTTGAGCTCCCCACTCCAGTCCTTTACTGTATGTTGTGGCCTGCTTGTGGTCCCCAACATGCCCTACATCCTGTGTTCTCTCCTGATTCTCCCTACCCTgctttgacccctcgtggtccatTTCCTAATGCTTTGCTTTTTCGCTAAATAAAGCCCCTTTCGGTTTTCCCTACGcctgccttcgtctccgtccTTCCCTAGACGTGACACTAAGGCTCCAGCATAACTAATTTCTAAGTATGTTTACTAATTCATCACTTTATACTTGGAGGTGATGTACAAAGCTTTTAGTAAAAACGTTGTGAGACAGCAATAAGACATTTCTGAATCTTATTGTAAGCAATCTTTTTATTTACTAATATCCTATCAAATGATTAGTAACAGTTTACTAATAGTATAGGAGAAGACCGTAAACTAAAGTGTTACCCAGGCATCTGGTCAAGACATCTCAGTCGGTGACCTCAGTCTTGTCAGACCTGAACACTTAGAGATCAGTCTATCATAGAGAAAAGGTTTGACAGGCAGAAAGCCTTGTGTCATGTGTGCACCCAGTTAACACTGTAATAATCTATACTTATACAATACAGCACTTTCGTACATGCAGTGCAGCTCCAAGTGCTTCACATATGAGATTaaaacaaaaccaaaggcagagaagcaactacagtacagtacagaacAGACATGGGTGCTTATTATTGAGGTTGGGGGGTTGTAACCATCCCAGTAATCAAAACCAGGTAATACAATCCCCTGGACCCCTTAAATGGGGGGAGAcctcaatgccccccccccccaatgctcaacccaaagttTTGCCCATGAGTACAGGTCAATGAAATTATAGAAAGATGGAATATTTCTAAGTGAAAGAATGAGAGAAAATAAAagctaaaaacaaataaataaacaagctacAATAAAATATGAAGCAATTATATAAAAGAATGAAAATGTTAAAGTTAAAGATTCGTGTCACGATTCGCCGGTAATGCGGGTGATCGCTCGGGCAGGCGAGCGGACAAAGAGCAGACAAGCAGGCGAAGTCAGgaaaaaacggggatttaatcaaAGGGATCGGGTCAAATGGACGGAACACAGGCACTGAcatcgacaacatcaatgacggacaagtgacaggcaagacttggacgtagacaggactgatcaaaataactagacacagctgggtacgatcagggaagcacacgtggataatcaggggggtgtggcacacacgaggatcgtacgagccgggtatgacaattGGATTTTGTGCACCTAGCGAGCAAACAGTgagataataaataaataacatagtaaaagaacacaagcaaattATACCACAGTGATATCACTGGTGTCACTGATGTATCCAATTAGAATTGTCATTGTTATGTGTTTTGAAACTTATgtgttatgtgttttttacagttTTGTCCAGTGGCCATGACACTTCGgtatttatgtttttattggaaAAAATGGTTAAAATAATATTAGTTCTTATTGAATTCACATCCTGTTAGCAGTTATATGAGGAAAGTGTGGGTCATGCAAACTGTGGAATGAAATTAGGATACTGTCGTTACGTACTCTTCTGCAGTTTGCTTCATCTTGATTCGTTTAGTAATATTACTGTATTTCCTTCTACAATAAGCAAGGAAACCAATGGGTTCTGCTTATTTGCCACAAGCTTTTATTAAAGCTCAGTAATACTGACTGCATGATTGTAAGACCAGAGTCTCATTTAGTCTGATTTTGAGTACCGGCAGTCATATTCAAGTAGTACACAGGCCATTTTTCTTTCTcaaacatataaaaacataaaGAAGAAACAAATTAAGTCTGAAAATGCTTCACAGCAACCACATAATTATAGTTTTAGGTAATATTTATGATTCATATAATCCAAAGACCTCATCCAGCTTAACAAAAGAAGTTTCCCTCAAACTGATATTTGCAGTCAACTATCCTTTTGCTAGTTCAATTATCCCAGCTAGTCTAGATGGAAAAGTAGCGTACTGGGCTTAGTTGTGCAGAAGTCCGGGGACAGCCCTCTCGGCTTGCCTTGCAACATGCACGATGCACAATACTGTTCGGTTTTTTacttatttgtttaatttattagTTTAATTTTAGGGTTCTCTTACCGTTGTATAATTATCTGTAGTGTGCTCATTGTTCTTTGTCTGGTTCTGTTACCATTGTGTTTATGGCATGTTGTAAATTGATTTCCTGACAGTCTTTTGCTGCTTGTCGTTGCCTTGGTGGGCCCCATACTGTTATGTGATTCTCAGTTTTTCGTGGCCAGTCAGATCCAGGGCTCGTTATACAAAGTGAGATTTGTTAGCTAGCTTGATAACTTGTCAGAAGgagccccagtttaaatggactttatcttcattcacGTGCATTTATTCCCGACCAACATccaaatcctgcttcgtggtaCAGGACCCAAGTAGGCACCAAAACATAATACCCAGCATTTGCATGACCAGTTAACTGTCTGTGCTGGGCTTTTGGGTATGTTGTGTGTTTGAACTGTGTCAGAGGTCTTGGGTTCGTGACTGTGGGAAGGGGAGGGTGGTGGCTGGAGGCCTGGGGTGATTCTATTGAATAATTAATAACTGGTAAAATTTCATCTGTTTCTCTTGGGTGGACAGAGGATTTTATCACTGAACTGTTACGTCTCTTGGACACTTTCTTTTCTGCTCAAAAACAAAGTGGTTTATAGGGACAATAAATGCTTGTTTTGCAATAATTATTTTTAGTGGCTATTTATTGCTTTAAGAATATTTTTAGGACTTTTGAGAATATATGATAAACACTGTATTCATCTGACCTAACGCTATAAGTCATAACATTTCATTATTATGCTACATAATTTGACCAGTATATATAGCTGGCCATGAACTGAAGCATTTCATGTTTGCTGCATTGTTCAAAATGATGACTTGCTTAACCTTAAGTACCAATCTATCAATCAAGCAAATAAAGTGAATATTTGACCAAGATTATGGCAATGCTGTTACACACAATGTTGCATCATATTTAACTGTTTAGAAATATAAATGACCAAGAAGACAGATACATTTTATAGCAGTACTAGaccatattaacaaaattattgggacacctggccattacacataCAGGAACGTTTATGACATCACATTCTAATGCCATAGGCATCAAAATGGAGTCGGTCCCCCTCTATGTAGTTATAACAACtcccactcttctgggaaggcttttcaaaagattttggagtgtgtctgtgggaatttttaccCATTTCTCCAGaaaagcatttgtgaggtcaggcactgatgctgGACATGAAGATCTGGCTCGcgatctccattctagttcatcccaaaggtgtttgatggggttgaggtcagggctctgtgcgagccagtcaagttcttccacaccaaactcacccagtcATGACTTTCTGGACCTTGCTTTATACATTGGGGCACagccatgctggaacagaaaaggtcctTCTCCAAACTGAcctcacaaagttggaagcatagaatgtctaaaatgtcttggtatgctgaagcaataAGTGTTCCCTTCACTGGTGGGAACTCTTTatccattatccctcctccactaaACTTCAATgttggcacagtgcagtcaggcaggtaatgttctcctggcatccgccaaccccagactcgtccatcagactaCCAGACGGAGAAGTGcgattcatcactccacagaacacatttccactgccacagagtccagtggtggcatGCCACACCACTTTACACCACTTCATCCAATGCTTGGCATTCTCTGCAATTGCTTGGCTGTGGAAGCCCAGTCCACAAAGCTCCCAGCACAGTTTGTGTGCTGGGgataatgccagaggaagcttggaactctgcagttgttGAGTCAACAGTGCAGTGGTGACTTTTACGCACTATGCGCCTCAGCATTTGGCAaccccgctctgttactttGTGTGGTCTGCACTTGGGACTGAGTTTCTTTTGTTCTACATGCTTCTATTTTGCAATAATATCTAGCAGGaatgaaatttcacaaactgactaacTGCAAAGGTGGCACCCAATGAGAGTACCGtgtttgaattcactgagctcttaagaacaacccattctttcacagatgtttgtaaacctcactgcatggctaggtgcttgatgttatacacctgtggcaatgggtctggtCAAATTGAAATTGAATTCAAGGAttgagaggtgtgtcccaatgctTTTGTCCTTGTAATATAAGAATTTTCATGGACATGAATTGAAGAGACCCTATAAAAAGTGTACCAGTAGCAtatagggggcagtgtgtggttcaggaggctaagcctctgggtttttaagcagaaggtCCCTGGTTTAAATctggcctcagcagaatagtcacatctgtGGGCTTTTTCACCTCCACCTCCATGGGTATAGCTGGCAAGCTTGGAATGAAGCTTGTTTTCACCTATACATGCCtttgtgtgtcatggagagcaagagagGGTAGATAAAAACAGAACTTCCCCATGGTGATCAAGACAGTGtcattgttattatgtttgtgaATTTGCCACATGTATAATCTTGTATGCAGTGTATTTTAAATGCTCCAAATCTAACTGCAGTGGTTGAAAGATCCATTGATTTATATACATATGTAAGTATTTGTGGATGGATGAACAATTTACCTATGatctctcaaaaatgaaagtagaaTAATTTTTGGTCCTTGTAATGAACTATGTATTGTATATAGCACGCTGGAGAATCATGCGCGTTGTTGTATTGTTGTAGGTATAGTTTGTCCCATTTGGCGTACCGTACGCAAGTGCCCTTGAGTGAAAGCATGGCGAACCGAACCGGCGTGACTTTGGAAAGTGATTTAATGAGATATACTGAATACGCTCCGAAATCTACAGTTCGGAGTGAAGCAGACGTTGATAAACGGGCTGTAAGTGTACTGAagttaaaaaaatctttatttggtgggacaactttcagtaGTTTCATAGTAACCTGATTAGCACTGTACATTGTGTTCTCATGGAGATGATTATTAAATTGTTTCAGTTGTCAGTGTTGGATTAATTGAACCCATTAAACGTCGGCATGTAGCATGTTCACATAAGCAAGTCAAACATACAGTTGTTCACCTGACTTTTTAGTGGGTTTTGGTTGTTCTGGGGTCGTTCTCTAATGCCGTGATAATGCCCAGGTACTTGATCATTATAACAAGTGTGTAGATACTACGGCTGAGTTGCGTTGAattgctttgggaaacgtgTAATTCATTTTACAGGGTACCTTAGAATTGATATTATAACATTAGCTTTCGCTAAATAATCATATGTAAGCCTAAGTCGCATAGTACAGTTTTAGTGATCATTCGCTGCagtgtttctttttttggcGTAGAAATTATTTGCATAACGTTTCTTGTCAATTGATAGATGCCTAAATTGAGGGATAACCCAGAAATaactacattttctttttatatatatgtatatagggTGAGGTTTTGATTGCTGTTGGTCTTGGTGTTGCCGCTGCAGCTTTTGCAGGTAAACTTCTAATTTTCCTGAATtgattctgtattttttttttctgcttatcAAGTAAGCGATTTTTAGAAGTCAGCTGGATATTTTACTGCATCATTTTAGGCTGAGTACAGTGTTCAGTAGTACCACATCGGGGCCCTCTCTGAAACTTGAACCACGACTATTATCCACGTTCCACGTCAGTCAGTCAGTTTGTGAAGAGGTTGCGTTATACGGAATCTAAATAATTTTCAGTCTATCGGAAACCTCCTCTCCTCTGCACGGACACGTTTAGGGATAGTGAGTGATATTCACAACCTTAAATAACCACACAAATCCTTCTGAGCAGTTAACAAGTGTCATATAGTCACCTGTGCTCACCCTTAGATACACCCACAACTACACCAAATCATTCCACAAAATCAGCAAAATTCCATCATCACATGACATTAACACACTTTTATGGCAATTCATACTCACTCGAAATTAACATAATAATCGTACTGATACACGCTATGAATAACCTAAAGATTAAAAGAAACTTCCTCATTCCTGCATTCGACTGTGAGACTTAAAACGATAAAAAATTTGTAATTCTATGTTCTTGAGTCGGCGTCAATAGCGACACTTAGTGGCACGTCTTTTAAAACTGATCAAAGTGGCAGATGGAAGGCATGAAAACTGAAATAGCCATCAGTGAGTGGTTTAGCGTTTAATTGGAGGGTGGTTATGTGCAGTTTAAAATGCAGAAAATAAACTAATGGCAGGCTGTGAGTGGCTCAGTGTAGGACTGCCAATAATGACTCTCTTTCTATGGATTAATCTGTTTTTTACCGATTGGTAGATTGATCTAAACAATTAaccttcctccagaaaatcaaacCGACCGTTTAATTTAAGTAGTTTGTCAAAATAAACAATGTTATTGCAgggctttagataatggacGTCGGCTTTTTGACACATTactttttatattcatatttagtTCTAATGCAAGAACTCGTGGTCGTAGGGgggaattagcgggagaacacttaaaaatgaatttgaaaaagcacttctttaaatcagacctagataagattttaacaactctgagatattgagttctccccaaacgagctggatgggccgaaaggcctcctctcgtttgtacatTTCTCATACTTATTTAGCTTAAATTATTTTCACCCACAattagataagcaaattagtagtatgcctaaaatattaatgacatacatattgtgatgcccaaaagtcagtaatctgtataaattcggcATATACTTATGCttattaaatttggttagcGTAGCACGCCACATGCgactgttttggtaaatcatggaagcgataagcactgaagtcaAGTAAGGGACAGCTCAACAGCCGCACCGTCTTTTTAAAAATGAGATACTGTGGATAAAGAAGGCAAAAAAGactttggttttttattttggatgattctttttttttcatcatCAGAGACAGCACTCACACTGTTTATCACCTGTTTCACCTGTTGCCTTCCGGCAGGCGCTACAGGGCTATTAGCACCAGGACCAATAGGCTCAGAGACAGATTTTTCCCACAAGCCATTACTGCaatgaacacacacatacaacacaCCACCCCCACATAAGGAAAATATGCAATAATTTTAAAGTTTTTATAATACTGTAGTATACTGTATACTAATATAGTATAATAAAATACTTAAAACTGTGCGTTATTGCATCTACTTTGTCTGTTTAGTACTGTCTATTGCAAAATACTGTTTGCATGGCAAACGTAATGTCCGTTTATGTCTGCACTTTAGAAGTGACCGCTGCAATTTCGTTGTACAAGTAGCATCCGTGCTCCagtataatgacaataaaggctttctgtttcTATGTGTGGTGTTGCTTTTTTGCTGATTAAAGTTCGACACgtgttttatttatctatctgTATTGCAATTATaggtttcattttttatttcagttcacaAATCATTGTATTTTGTGTcccttttcatttctgttttagTTTCCGATAATACACTCGTTGTTGGGACCAGtgttatttagcagctacaagggcaaaagatattaaaaaatCTCTCCGTACTAGGGCTGGGTGACGATCAGTTGAGCATTTTTACCTTGATTACGATTAATGAacaattaatttaaattttcTGCGCAAATTCTAATTCTGATACGCTATAATAAGAACATAAAACATAGCTTATTGTAGTTTCGCTGCTGCTTCGCTTTGGCTCATTTTTGGCAGTTTATCGTAAACTTTGAGTCTGTCCGGAAGACTTTAGGAAATCTGTTCCTGCTctccatttttgttttctttttcattctctgcattttaatcattcgaCTGATAACCATTAATTCTTTTGGGGAAAAGCACAGGCTCtgtcaaaataaggcaacattTTCTCAATATTCAaaagcaagtgaggaaaatTCCTTCCATTGTGTGTCCTGCAGGCCGTGTCTTTGTAGTGCTTATTTTGTATCTCATATAATGCCACAAAGAAGCTTGATGAACTTCTGACTCTGGCTGAATAAGCTGCCTTGGAGTTCAGAATGGTTTGAACATCTTTCCTTTTCTGCTGTAGGGCGCTATGCGTTTCAGTTATGGAAGCCTCTTGGTCAAGTTATCTCTGAGACTGTAAAGAAAATGCCTGCCTCGGTAAGAAGACGACGGTTTTCATTTACTTGTATTTTCATTATTTCTTTACATTAAGACTAGTCCTCAGtagataaaaaaacaaaaaaaaagatgatgGATCCACATACGTTTGACAGGAGATGTAGTTCTAGTTTGTCAGCCCATTGTCCGCTGAATTCCCACGCCACAGCTTTTCAAATGGAATTAGTTTCTCATGGCTTTATTTATCTAATTATCCTAATTTGTTTATGACTAAATTTAAGTTTGCATACACTCCACACTCAGACATTTAAGGCTACTTTACACTGTCAGAGAAGGTATTCATTAACATATTTGTTAAACATGACATAGAGAAGAGTTTGAAATGGAGTTTGCCAACATTTGTAAAAGTTAGAATTAGATTTTCTTCATAAATTGTTGGctgtaattttacattattgcaCTTCATTACTTCTGAGATACAGGGAACTTTTGGtcaggttttttgttttttttcttggttCTCCTGAATTGTACTCTTGTAGCACCTTAACTTTTCTGTGCTGTTCCTGGGCGGGAAATCGAGGTGGTGTGAGAGCTGGCTTGATCATTCAGGCCAAGCGTTGATTAGTGTCACATGGAATGTGTGTTTCTGCAATCTTCTGGATGAGAGGAACTTCAGCGTTGCGTGGAGGGTAATGGAAGGCAGAGTGTGCATGTCTGCTGTAATGAACTTCAGATGGGGCTGTGGAACTTCAGCCATGTGAACTGATGTTGTGCTGTCTTGGTTTTTAGATTTCATTTTATTACAACCATGTTTTGACTTAATGTCATGGAGACTTAGTTCTGCACAGCTTTTTATTAACATTCCGTAATTTAACCTTTATTAATAGTTTAGCACTCGCCACCATACTCATTTTAAAGGCTTAGATCTACCATTTATTGCTTTCTCGTGCATCAATCTTCTTGCATATATAATACAGGCTGCACTCTCTATAGCATATATATTAAAACTTAAAATCTAATGGAAACTAGCTAAGTGCTGTGACATACAGGTCATGTGTGACTGATTAAGTGAACCATGTTTGCATAAGTTAAGTGTTTCTGTGAGGTGTACATTTAGCCTGAATATGTATACTGTaacattttaggttttattagaCACGATGATGTGGTTTGTGGGTGTGGCATTTTTTGTTGAGTTTTTCACCCCCATTTTGGTGGCATAAAATgaatattataaaaaaaaaaaaagtaaaatgaatCACAACTAAATAAAATGACCAAGGACTATGCCTGTGTGGAGTGAATTCTCCCACTTGTTTGGCTCCATCCCCAAGTGTTAAACCAGAGTCTTTTTGCAAATCCCAGTGAAGCAGACCAGTCAGCTGGCCTGGAGACCAGCTTGGGCTTGTAGCCCAGTTTAAGTTTGCCACATGAAATAGCAGAGTCCACATGCTTAAGTGACACAGCATGTTACTGCCTTTGTTCATATTACATACGGAGAATACTGTGCCACTCCTGTTTGTTCCACAGGCATTTTCTGCATATTACAAAGGGGGGTTTGAGCCAAAGATGACGAAACGAGAGGCCAGCCTCGTCCTGGGGATCAGGTAAGAGCTTGCGTGTCAGGGGCAGAACCATCGACGCTTACGTGGGCGAATGGTTGCCTTGTACTGGGCATGAGGCCCCCTTCCCTCAATTTCTGCTACAGACCTGCTCCGTAATGTTGGCTGCAGGGTTTTGGGGGCCCACATTCAGCCTGCAGTGTTGACATGCTCCGTAGGTGCAGGACTGCCACAGAGGGCCGAACACACGCTCACCATGTCAGTTTGAACTTCACTTGCACACTTGAGAAGTGATTGCCTTCTCCGCTTCTAGAATTTTACTTACTCTGTGTGTTCACAtcttttgaattatttttttacacTTTTTCAGCGTAATATTGTTTTGGTTGCTAAGTACTTTAGGGCAGTCGTGTTGACAAAAACACTGTTTAGAAATAGACGCTCCTCTAcgtttacgaactttcagacatacgtaCGAAGGAAAAGTCTGTAAGTCCGCCTacttctggctgctactccCGCAGCGCAGCTTGCGTACTCCCTGCATCCTAGTTttttgtacttgcatatacccttaaaatgatgctgaataacgacttacgaacgtTTGTTCGTAACGCATCTCGTTCGTaaatagaggagcgtctgtacactGAAATGAACCCAACTGTTGATAAAATTCCTGTAAAATTGCCTTGGCACACTTTCATGTAGCaaaatgttttttgtcataatatatttgaaaaataACTATTGGTTAGTAAGGTTAACTGGAAATAATATAGTGGATTTGACTGAAGTATGAAGATGAATACAGGGTTATGACTTTATGTGGCCACTAGGTGTCTCTGAAGTCACATGTTTCTCTTGTAGTCCCACCAGCAGTAAATCAAAGGTGCAGGAAGCTCACAGAAGAATCATGGTTTTGAATCACCCTGACAAAGGTGAGAGCTGCACTCGTTCATAAAACCAGGTTAATTTACAGATCAACAAGTACTTTGGTCATGTGCGTGTTTTGTGTGAGAGCATTTTGAATTCCTTTTGGTAATGATatttggcatctctaaattgctttTACTGGATTGCCTGTATATGCACTGCCATCGCACTGATGGCATATCCCCATCATGTGCTCTTTTTTGGGGTCTCCAGAGCCCCCTGCAGTCCTGTCATAGgttggaacatggatggatgtacagctGTGAGAAGCAGATAACAGTCACAGTACTGAAATTCTTTTGTTGTACAACCAGACAATCTGGCGTTTTCCTGCAAGACCATGCCATCCTTCTtgagttgaacatgggtcaagacaggtttttttttttgcccgtcTGTCTAATCGGAGTAGGAATAGTTAAGACTGAGAGACAACAGAGTGTTTGGTCGAGGGACGCAAATGTTCTGCTTGTAAAGTCGCTGTTTTTCTTGCAGGTGGATCCCCGTACTTGGCCGCAAAGATTAATGAAGCAAAAGACCTGCTGGACTCCGGCTTACGGCACTGACCCGTTTGCGTCTTGCCTTCAGCTAGAACTCTGCTTACCGCCTCCGCAGCATTTTTCCCCCTGACTCCACACAAATTTTGTGTCACTCTTCCCTGCACTTCTACCCAGTCTTGCCGCATTTTCGGCGAGGGCCCCTGCAGGGGGTCCACTGGAGCCCGGACACACGACGGACTGGATGTCCCTGGATGTTGAAAATCGGCAAACCTTGACTGAGTGCCTCCTGTGTTTATGTCCTTATTCTTTGATGAGGCGCAAATGCACGTTACATTTTTAGCAGTGTCAGATACACTTGCCACAGTACTCCAAAAGTGGGAAAATTTAGTTGCATATTAATAGCAATTATACAATGTAAATTTAtgtatgttttgttttattgacTGGTGTGAAATGGGAGAGTAGAGTGTAATTTTTGTTTGTATCTACACAAACCAATGatcattcattttttatttattcccgATTGCATGTCTGCTGGACTGGCTTTGTCTGTTTATGACTGCGTTACATATTCATATTTGTGATGTAAACACACAAACCTTGGTGGTACTATTACATGCCTCTGTGATATGCTggtctcatttatttatttgccatgttCATTCACAGTAAAGTCTCTCCAAGTTTATGTAAATGATTCCTATTCCTAAACGGTAATACTATCAGATACATCTGAgatgtatatattttatatatatattttgtgccAGGTATGGCCTGTTTTGGTTTATTTCAACAATTTCAGGCTTGGGGTAGTGGAGGGAGTTTTGCTAggtgaaatgtaaaaaaaaaaaaaaaaactcgtgAGGTCAGACATTTTCATTTTCCCCTAGTTTTCGCCTTATGTTCTGTGTATATTG
Coding sequences within:
- the dnajc15 gene encoding dnaJ homolog subfamily C member 15; its protein translation is MANRTGVTLESDLMRYTEYAPKSTVRSEADVDKRAGEVLIAVGLGVAAAAFAGRYAFQLWKPLGQVISETVKKMPASAFSAYYKGGFEPKMTKREASLVLGISPTSSKSKVQEAHRRIMVLNHPDKGGSPYLAAKINEAKDLLDSGLRH